A window from Neobacillus sp. PS3-40 encodes these proteins:
- a CDS encoding YlbF family regulator, producing the protein MRPKPDMEEIRVKTEELCQLIIDQAAFPELRAMINDFFVNEEAKFLYNDVMEKQRALQQKQQQGLQLSREDINVFDEAREKIYLNPVSRDFLYASQELDKVQNLVIKYVLKTVELERIPTEEDLIEEGCGCGGSCSCGGH; encoded by the coding sequence ATGAGACCAAAACCAGATATGGAAGAAATAAGAGTAAAGACTGAGGAGCTTTGCCAATTAATTATAGATCAAGCTGCATTTCCGGAATTAAGGGCAATGATCAATGATTTCTTTGTTAATGAAGAAGCAAAATTTTTGTACAATGATGTCATGGAAAAGCAGCGTGCTCTTCAACAAAAGCAACAGCAAGGACTTCAGCTCTCAAGAGAAGACATCAATGTATTTGATGAAGCACGGGAAAAAATTTACTTGAATCCAGTTTCACGAGACTTCCTTTATGCATCTCAAGAATTGGATAAAGTTCAAAATTTAGTGATCAAATATGTGCTTAAAACAGTTGAACTTGAAAGAATTCCAACAGAAGAAGACTTAATTGAAGAAGGATGCGGTTGCGGCGGTTCTTGCAGCTGTGGGGGCCATTAG
- a CDS encoding ATP-binding protein: MNENEPYYITESKRMCKENGMDPNEVASPKRFMTNQVLHNKRKEYSEILSVVSFFSNKLLDSLNGTPILIVISDSEGYLLELVGDKTIKTTVEQFGIKLGSLFTQEDTGTNIVSISLNYRHPVRLIGEDHYHKFLYDIACYGVSFQYSDEDNLLGSVCIMVPILFQNPLFLTMLSQMVDSIERELLLRKQNKKLNILNQIMLSRTRNGIIITDEKGFATEFNDFAQQILNRPRNTIIGKCIYDFDLTGDFFKRVIEFEEKYENEELQFKNKNGDQVVCLFDAQPIYEDKKVIGAFGQFRDITDRYLIEEKMKESEKQALAGRIAAGIAHEIRNPLTTVRGYLQFLTNDVSSNISHLFSSLLIPEIDRANKIISDFLRIAKPSYKELETIQIHHFFLEYLWKFLKSESLLYNVAIDVEISPATKNLSILCNREELLQVFINLFQNSLQAKEDSPLKIKISTSIVNSRVQFIFKDNGKGISPSVLTNIFEPFFSTKDIGTGLGLSVSRKIVENHNGTIHAESNESGTSFIIEIPFYN, encoded by the coding sequence ATGAATGAAAATGAACCATATTATATAACTGAATCAAAGAGAATGTGTAAAGAAAATGGAATGGATCCAAACGAAGTAGCTAGTCCAAAGAGATTTATGACAAATCAAGTACTACATAACAAAAGGAAGGAATACAGTGAGATCTTATCTGTAGTGAGTTTTTTCTCAAATAAGCTCTTGGATTCATTAAATGGAACACCCATCTTGATTGTTATCTCTGATTCAGAAGGTTACTTATTAGAGTTAGTTGGTGACAAAACAATTAAGACTACCGTAGAACAATTTGGTATTAAATTAGGAAGTCTTTTTACACAAGAAGATACGGGTACAAATATTGTTAGCATATCATTAAATTATAGACACCCTGTAAGATTAATAGGTGAAGATCATTATCACAAGTTTCTATATGACATAGCTTGTTACGGTGTATCGTTTCAATACTCTGATGAAGATAATTTACTTGGTAGTGTTTGTATAATGGTGCCCATCTTATTTCAAAATCCCTTATTTTTAACAATGTTATCTCAGATGGTAGACTCTATTGAAAGAGAACTGTTGCTAAGAAAACAGAATAAGAAACTTAATATTTTAAATCAAATTATGTTAAGCAGAACACGAAACGGAATTATAATTACTGATGAAAAAGGGTTTGCAACTGAGTTTAATGATTTTGCACAGCAAATTTTAAACCGACCTAGAAACACTATTATAGGAAAGTGTATCTATGATTTTGATTTAACTGGAGATTTTTTTAAACGAGTAATAGAGTTTGAAGAAAAATATGAAAATGAAGAACTCCAATTTAAAAATAAAAATGGTGATCAAGTAGTATGTTTATTTGATGCTCAACCAATCTATGAAGATAAAAAAGTAATTGGTGCATTTGGCCAATTTAGAGATATAACCGACCGTTATTTAATTGAAGAAAAAATGAAAGAGTCTGAAAAGCAAGCACTTGCAGGTCGAATCGCTGCTGGTATTGCCCATGAAATTAGAAATCCTTTAACAACCGTTAGGGGATACCTGCAATTTCTTACTAATGACGTATCTAGTAATATATCCCACCTGTTTTCTAGTTTATTAATCCCAGAAATTGATCGTGCAAACAAAATTATTTCTGATTTTTTAAGAATTGCAAAGCCTTCATATAAAGAGCTAGAAACGATACAAATTCACCATTTTTTTTTAGAATATCTATGGAAATTTCTTAAAAGTGAATCATTGCTCTACAACGTAGCGATAGATGTTGAAATTTCTCCTGCCACTAAAAATCTTTCTATTCTATGTAACCGTGAAGAGTTATTACAGGTATTTATTAATTTATTTCAAAATTCCTTGCAAGCAAAAGAGGACTCTCCTTTAAAAATTAAAATTAGTACGAGTATAGTTAACTCACGTGTTCAATTTATTTTTAAGGATAACGGAAAAGGAATTTCCCCATCAGTACTAACAAATATATTCGAACCATTCTTTTCAACCAAAGACATTGGAACAGGTTTAGGTTTATCTGTATCCAGAAAAATAGTGGAAAATCACAACGGAACGATACATGCCGAGAGTAACGAAAGTGGTACAAGCTTTATCATAGAAATTCCCTTTTACAACTAG
- a CDS encoding lactate permease LctP family transporter translates to MSVWEQLYNPLGNIWISASIAAIPIIFFIVMLVLFKLKGYVAGGLSVLVAGIVALFVYKMPPAMVAAAAGYGALAGIWPVASIVLAAIFLYEITVKTGKFTIIKNSISSVTEDQRIQVLLVAFSFGAFLEGAAGFGAPVAITAAILVGLGFRPLYAAGLCLIANIAGGAYGAMGIPVTTPALLTGLNGLAVGRDTALVLPLVSLIVALLLIFIIDGIKGIRQTLPAILVSGGSFGLTQAAVLYFLGAELADIFAAIVSLIALILFLRIWKPKEVYKMKDAKNSLVVVAYPVGKIAFAWLPFILLTGFVTLFNLSFMKNLFIPGGPLSKFVLLLPIPGLNNLVIKHAPVVPVNSPYAAVFKLDLFSSTTTAIVLSIIFTLLIFRCNWKLIKETAFATGKQLITPILTICSVLAFAYICTYSGMSSTLGLAFASTKTIFPLFSPILGWLGVFLTGSVVNSGSLFAPLQSVTATQIGIPPESMVAVNVMGGTMAKMISPQSIAVAAAAVGLVGRDNELFKFTIKYSLVFLVLIGFTSWIIF, encoded by the coding sequence ATGAGTGTATGGGAACAATTATATAATCCATTAGGTAACATTTGGATATCAGCTAGTATAGCAGCCATTCCAATTATCTTTTTTATTGTTATGTTAGTCCTATTTAAGTTAAAAGGATACGTCGCAGGTGGTTTAAGTGTTCTGGTAGCAGGAATTGTAGCTCTTTTTGTTTATAAGATGCCGCCTGCGATGGTAGCTGCCGCTGCAGGATACGGAGCTCTTGCCGGGATATGGCCAGTTGCATCAATTGTTTTAGCAGCAATCTTTTTATATGAAATAACAGTAAAAACTGGGAAGTTTACTATTATTAAAAATAGTATTTCATCTGTAACAGAAGATCAAAGAATTCAGGTATTACTTGTAGCCTTTTCATTTGGAGCATTTTTAGAAGGAGCTGCAGGGTTTGGAGCCCCAGTTGCCATCACTGCTGCGATTCTTGTTGGTTTGGGATTTCGTCCTTTATATGCTGCAGGTCTTTGCTTAATAGCCAATATTGCAGGTGGGGCTTATGGAGCGATGGGAATACCAGTAACCACTCCAGCATTGCTTACTGGTTTAAATGGCTTAGCTGTAGGAAGAGATACCGCATTAGTTCTACCTTTGGTGAGTCTTATAGTTGCATTATTACTTATCTTCATTATTGATGGCATTAAAGGAATACGTCAAACATTACCAGCCATATTGGTAAGTGGCGGTTCATTTGGACTTACCCAGGCTGCAGTCTTGTATTTCTTAGGAGCAGAACTTGCAGATATTTTTGCTGCTATTGTTAGTTTAATTGCACTCATTCTCTTTTTAAGAATATGGAAACCAAAAGAAGTCTATAAAATGAAGGATGCTAAAAATAGTTTAGTAGTTGTTGCTTATCCTGTAGGTAAAATAGCCTTTGCATGGCTACCATTCATTTTATTAACTGGCTTTGTAACACTGTTTAATCTATCGTTCATGAAAAACTTGTTTATTCCAGGTGGACCGCTTAGTAAATTTGTACTTCTTTTACCAATTCCCGGTCTGAATAACCTAGTAATTAAACATGCGCCGGTGGTCCCTGTGAATAGTCCATATGCTGCTGTTTTTAAGCTTGATTTATTCTCATCTACAACAACTGCCATTGTACTTTCGATTATTTTTACTTTACTGATCTTCCGGTGTAACTGGAAATTAATTAAAGAAACGGCTTTTGCAACAGGGAAACAACTAATTACACCTATATTAACAATTTGTAGCGTATTGGCATTTGCCTATATTTGTACCTATTCTGGTATGTCATCAACTCTTGGTCTAGCTTTTGCTTCTACTAAAACAATTTTCCCGCTATTTTCGCCAATTCTTGGTTGGCTAGGGGTATTTTTAACTGGTTCAGTTGTAAATAGTGGATCCTTATTTGCCCCACTTCAATCCGTTACTGCGACCCAAATTGGAATTCCTCCAGAATCTATGGTTGCGGTAAATGTGATGGGTGGGACAATGGCAAAAATGATTTCTCCGCAGTCCATTGCAGTTGCTGCTGCAGCTGTAGGATTGGTAGGAAGAGACAACGAATTATTCAAGTTTACGATAAAGTACAGTTTAGTTTTTCTTGTGTTAATTGGTTTTACTAGTTGGATTATATTTTAA
- a CDS encoding penicillin-binding protein 2: MKKIGKDKSRYLPLRINILFFVVFILFSTLVVRLGMVQIVSGENYLSEIEQKVIIPINSSVPRGKIYDTFGKLVVGNKPLKAITYTRSNSVTHDEMVDIATKLAKLISKDTEEDFRIIKNRDRQDFWIIKHPNEAKAKVTKADKDRLKKKKLDNKEFDKEIYDLTRARITEKELHSFSKQELEVLAIFCEISSGTALTPQIIKNKNVTDKEYAVVSENLDSLPGVETTTDWDRYYVFKDKEGNGTLSSVLGKITSSKEGLPKDKLDYLLARGYSRNDRVGKSYLEMQYEDILQGQKEVIKNITDKSGSVIDSNVFREGKSGKNLVLSIDIDLQQKVEQIIQDKFGKAKVGQPYMDRAFVSVMNPKTGEMLAMAGKQYIKNNETNKTDIVDFALGNMTTSYSMGSAVKGATVLTGYQTGAISPGDIQYDQPLKFKGTNVKKSWNTVGFGRINDLYALKRSSNVYMFLTAMKIGGQQIYVPDGPLRIDKIAAITKLRYNFAQFGLGIKTGIDLPGEQNGFGAGQIPPESGKVLDFAIGQYDTYTPLQLLQYVSTIANGGYRIQPHLVKEIREPNYNSDELGPIFSEIKPKIYNRIDMKADWIKRVQDGFKMVVNEPQGTGYGYITNKQYKIAGKTGTAQALYDGPLPVHPMTWNVTFVGYAPYDNPEIAISVVVPWSTTDKVHTNLEIANEVFKAYFDLKEMRAK; encoded by the coding sequence TTGAAGAAGATCGGAAAGGATAAAAGTAGGTATCTCCCATTGAGAATAAATATTCTATTTTTTGTCGTCTTTATCCTATTTTCAACGTTAGTTGTTCGGCTCGGGATGGTGCAGATCGTATCTGGAGAAAATTATCTGTCTGAGATAGAACAAAAAGTGATTATTCCAATAAATTCATCGGTACCGCGTGGGAAAATATATGACACATTTGGAAAGCTCGTAGTTGGAAATAAACCTTTAAAAGCGATTACTTATACACGATCCAATTCAGTTACACATGATGAAATGGTAGACATTGCAACAAAGTTAGCTAAGCTAATTAGTAAAGACACAGAAGAGGATTTTAGAATTATTAAAAATCGTGATCGTCAAGACTTTTGGATTATAAAACATCCTAATGAAGCTAAGGCTAAGGTAACCAAGGCGGATAAAGACAGACTAAAGAAAAAAAAGTTGGATAATAAAGAATTTGATAAAGAAATTTATGATTTAACGAGGGCAAGAATTACTGAGAAAGAGCTACATTCTTTTTCTAAACAGGAACTGGAGGTATTGGCTATTTTTTGTGAGATTTCCAGTGGAACTGCGTTAACTCCTCAAATTATTAAAAATAAAAATGTTACTGATAAAGAATATGCAGTTGTTAGTGAAAACCTTGATTCCTTACCTGGAGTTGAAACCACAACAGATTGGGATAGGTATTATGTGTTTAAAGATAAAGAAGGGAATGGAACTCTAAGTTCAGTATTAGGGAAAATTACTAGTTCAAAAGAAGGCTTGCCAAAAGATAAACTAGATTACTTATTAGCGAGGGGCTATAGCCGAAATGATCGTGTCGGAAAGAGCTATCTTGAGATGCAGTATGAAGATATCCTGCAAGGTCAAAAAGAAGTTATAAAAAATATAACGGATAAATCAGGTTCTGTCATAGATTCTAACGTATTCAGAGAAGGTAAGAGTGGGAAAAACTTGGTATTATCAATTGATATAGATCTTCAACAAAAAGTTGAACAAATTATTCAAGATAAATTTGGTAAAGCCAAGGTTGGTCAGCCATATATGGATAGGGCATTTGTATCTGTTATGAATCCAAAAACTGGAGAAATGCTTGCAATGGCTGGTAAACAATATATAAAGAATAATGAAACTAATAAAACGGATATTGTTGACTTCGCACTAGGAAATATGACAACTTCCTATTCAATGGGGTCTGCAGTAAAGGGAGCTACAGTATTAACTGGATATCAAACAGGTGCGATATCTCCTGGAGATATACAATATGACCAACCCTTGAAGTTTAAAGGAACAAATGTTAAAAAATCTTGGAATACAGTTGGTTTTGGCCGTATTAATGATTTATACGCTTTAAAAAGGTCCTCAAATGTATATATGTTTTTAACCGCAATGAAAATTGGTGGGCAACAAATATATGTTCCGGATGGCCCATTAAGGATAGACAAAATCGCTGCAATAACCAAATTGAGATATAATTTTGCTCAATTTGGATTAGGGATTAAGACAGGCATTGACCTACCAGGCGAGCAGAATGGGTTTGGTGCTGGCCAAATACCTCCTGAGAGTGGTAAAGTATTGGACTTTGCAATAGGACAGTATGACACATATACACCCTTGCAGCTCCTTCAATATGTCTCAACCATCGCAAATGGCGGTTATCGAATTCAACCGCACTTAGTAAAAGAAATTAGGGAGCCGAATTATAATTCAGATGAATTGGGCCCTATTTTTAGTGAAATTAAGCCGAAAATATACAACAGAATTGATATGAAGGCAGATTGGATTAAACGTGTTCAAGACGGATTTAAAATGGTTGTTAACGAACCACAAGGTACTGGATACGGATATATAACGAATAAACAATATAAGATTGCCGGAAAAACAGGAACAGCCCAAGCTTTATATGATGGACCATTACCAGTCCACCCGATGACTTGGAATGTAACTTTTGTAGGATATGCACCTTACGACAATCCTGAAATTGCCATTTCAGTTGTAGTTCCATGGTCAACAACCGATAAAGTACACACTAATTTAGAAATAGCCAATGAGGTTTTTAAAGCATATTTTGATTTGAAAGAAATGCGTGCAAAATAG
- a CDS encoding L-lactate dehydrogenase, protein MNNGKVNRVVLIGTGAVGCSYAYSMINQGVAEELVLIDVNEAKSEGEAMDLNHGMPFAPSHLKVWSGSYQDCGSADLVVITAGLAQKPGETRLQLVEKNTKIFKQIIKNIMESGFDGIFLVATNPVDILTYVTWKESGLPKERVIGSGTVLDSARLRFALGEYFNVDSRNVHAVIIGEHGDTELPVWSHADIGMEQLETVLAKTNDVKKECLETIFVNVRDAAYHIIERKGATYYGIGMSLVRITKAILNNENSILTVSSYLNGEYGQNDVFIGVPAIINRAGIREVIEIELNEKEKEQFNHSVSVLKETMRPVL, encoded by the coding sequence ATGAATAATGGAAAAGTAAATCGTGTTGTATTAATTGGAACAGGTGCTGTAGGATGCAGCTATGCATATTCAATGATAAATCAGGGAGTTGCTGAGGAATTAGTCTTAATCGATGTGAATGAAGCAAAATCTGAGGGTGAGGCGATGGACCTTAACCACGGAATGCCATTTGCGCCTTCACATCTGAAGGTATGGAGTGGTTCTTATCAAGATTGTGGAAGTGCAGACTTAGTTGTCATTACTGCGGGATTGGCACAAAAGCCAGGTGAAACCAGATTACAATTAGTTGAAAAGAACACGAAAATATTTAAACAAATTATAAAAAACATTATGGAAAGTGGTTTTGACGGGATATTCTTGGTGGCCACAAACCCAGTAGATATTTTAACCTACGTAACTTGGAAAGAATCAGGTTTACCGAAAGAACGTGTTATTGGTTCAGGAACAGTATTAGATTCCGCACGACTACGTTTTGCGCTTGGGGAGTATTTCAATGTGGATTCAAGAAATGTTCATGCTGTCATTATTGGTGAACATGGGGATACGGAGCTTCCTGTTTGGAGCCATGCAGACATTGGAATGGAGCAGCTTGAAACAGTTTTAGCAAAGACTAATGATGTGAAAAAAGAGTGCTTAGAAACTATTTTTGTTAACGTACGTGATGCTGCCTATCATATCATTGAGAGAAAAGGTGCAACATATTATGGAATCGGAATGTCCCTTGTTCGAATTACAAAGGCGATCCTAAATAATGAGAACAGCATCCTAACAGTTTCTTCCTATCTAAATGGAGAATATGGCCAAAATGATGTGTTTATCGGTGTTCCCGCTATCATTAACCGTGCAGGTATCCGAGAAGTAATCGAAATTGAGCTTAATGAAAAGGAAAAAGAACAATTTAATCATTCTGTTTCAGTGCTAAAAGAAACAATGAGGCCTGTACTTTAA
- a CDS encoding DUF1456 family protein: MSLTNNDILIRLRYALDIKNTDMVEIFKLGGIEVSKEEMLKMLTKSKDNHNEVGNDGDIDEDDENRKINNFMFESFLNGLIIFKRGRQEPKTGQPERPTMSIKSNGSVNNVLLKKLKIALALTSEDMLEILEETGVILTKGELSALLRKEGHKNYKECGDKYARNFLKGLAIQYRE, from the coding sequence GTGAGTCTGACTAATAATGATATATTAATTAGATTAAGATATGCTCTAGATATAAAAAATACTGATATGGTAGAGATTTTTAAACTTGGAGGCATTGAAGTATCAAAAGAAGAAATGCTAAAGATGCTCACAAAATCAAAGGACAATCATAATGAAGTCGGCAATGATGGAGATATAGATGAAGATGATGAGAATAGAAAAATCAATAATTTTATGTTCGAATCATTTTTAAATGGCCTTATTATATTTAAAAGAGGAAGGCAAGAGCCAAAAACAGGCCAACCTGAAAGACCAACAATGTCTATAAAAAGTAATGGAAGTGTAAATAATGTCTTGCTAAAGAAATTGAAAATAGCACTAGCATTAACAAGTGAGGACATGTTGGAAATATTAGAAGAAACAGGGGTTATTTTAACAAAAGGAGAATTAAGTGCTCTATTAAGAAAAGAAGGACATAAGAATTATAAAGAGTGCGGTGATAAATACGCTAGGAATTTCTTAAAAGGATTAGCTATTCAATATAGGGAATAG
- a CDS encoding YheC/YheD family protein — protein sequence MDGKERVFNYLNEVKTEQSYILQNMDFLNNLDDGKIFEVFVTLQREAPSKWHVAAVLEKTCLAKMKQIPKILHEVAIMAALSLEEFLPKCPTIVLDIGFMKNKLWIRDIDLHFSKSKWSQFQIFTSSKEISNYVPYTQLATPCIFSELIKKNKQVFLKPCFGQWGIGILQVSLLKEDLYEVHNERKKVTFQSSKEVIDYLQAHYLSENRYILQERVSLATIDDCPFDVRVMVQRNSYEPKWEITGKIAKIASKDFVVTNVAKSLLPIEEALQKAKIKTISKNYILFTIDKICIKAAELIGKNFIDEKTIGFDIGIDHKGKVWIIEANLRPDSSMFHRLEDKTMYEKIISKKKRK from the coding sequence TTGGATGGAAAAGAACGGGTTTTTAATTATCTTAATGAAGTAAAAACAGAACAATCTTATATACTTCAGAACATGGATTTTTTGAACAATTTAGATGATGGTAAGATTTTTGAAGTATTTGTTACTTTACAGCGAGAAGCACCCTCTAAATGGCATGTAGCAGCCGTACTTGAAAAGACCTGTTTAGCGAAAATGAAGCAAATACCAAAAATACTACATGAAGTAGCAATTATGGCTGCCTTGAGTTTAGAAGAATTTTTACCAAAGTGTCCAACAATTGTGTTGGATATTGGATTCATGAAGAATAAACTGTGGATTCGTGATATCGACCTCCACTTTTCTAAGAGCAAATGGAGTCAGTTTCAAATTTTCACCTCATCAAAGGAGATTTCTAATTACGTCCCCTATACTCAATTGGCCACGCCCTGCATTTTCTCAGAATTAATCAAGAAAAATAAGCAGGTCTTTCTTAAACCTTGCTTTGGTCAATGGGGAATCGGTATTTTGCAAGTGTCTTTGCTAAAAGAAGATTTATATGAAGTTCATAACGAAAGAAAAAAAGTCACCTTTCAAAGTAGCAAAGAAGTCATTGATTATCTTCAAGCACATTATCTCTCAGAGAATCGTTATATCCTCCAAGAAAGAGTATCATTAGCAACAATAGATGATTGCCCCTTTGATGTTCGCGTTATGGTTCAAAGGAACAGTTATGAACCAAAGTGGGAAATTACAGGAAAGATTGCAAAGATAGCCAGCAAAGACTTTGTCGTAACAAATGTTGCTAAATCTCTTTTACCAATAGAAGAAGCTCTCCAAAAAGCTAAGATAAAAACAATATCAAAAAATTATATACTTTTTACTATTGATAAAATTTGTATAAAGGCTGCCGAACTTATTGGGAAAAATTTTATTGACGAAAAGACGATTGGTTTCGATATTGGAATTGATCATAAAGGTAAAGTATGGATAATAGAAGCAAACCTTAGGCCAGACTCTTCTATGTTTCATCGTTTAGAGGATAAAACAATGTACGAAAAAATAATTAGTAAAAAGAAACGAAAATGA
- a CDS encoding UDP-N-acetylmuramoyl-tripeptide--D-alanyl-D-alanine ligase, whose amino-acid sequence MEPILVKDLRTLLEGDLVCGTEDWYVKEAVVYKRHKLDRPNTVIFLYKKELIYWGHLESISPCVVITDKPEEELRKVRKNTTVIRVKSTLQAYWKFVNYYRNLFDIPVVAITGTCGKTTTKEMIKHIVSKYHLVQATESSKNEPRRSFPYLMGINRQTEMAVFETGLGNIGNIKHQCLIYQPTIGIITTIDAHHLDGCKTLEGYVQAKGEMVEGVKKNGTLILNADDDNIKKISLARFMGKVIYFSTKKTSDYKANHIRFANDGMEFDLFYANSSYPVFVPGYGEHQVYNALAAIAAVHAMGMNIQEAVQRLATFENMVRHLEISKGINGCTIIDDTWTINPLSVEAALKVVDEIGKGKKSILLLGDINRLGDYEIEYHQKVGSMVAERMFDTLITIGEKAKEIGKQALRDGFKGHVHMFLTVEGVKEILENKLDDHSLLLIKGPMKSRSMIDLASSLKLIKPTDEQ is encoded by the coding sequence GTGGAACCAATACTTGTAAAGGATTTACGCACATTGCTAGAAGGTGATTTAGTTTGTGGTACCGAAGATTGGTATGTAAAGGAAGCCGTTGTGTACAAACGACATAAATTAGACCGTCCAAATACAGTTATTTTTTTATATAAAAAAGAATTGATTTATTGGGGGCATCTTGAAAGTATAAGTCCATGTGTTGTTATTACCGATAAACCAGAGGAAGAATTGCGAAAGGTCCGTAAAAATACGACAGTTATTCGGGTGAAAAGTACATTACAGGCATACTGGAAATTTGTGAACTATTACCGAAACCTATTTGATATTCCTGTTGTGGCGATTACTGGTACATGTGGAAAAACGACGACTAAAGAAATGATTAAGCATATAGTAAGTAAATATCACCTTGTTCAAGCTACAGAGAGTAGTAAGAATGAACCAAGACGCTCATTTCCCTATCTCATGGGAATAAATCGTCAAACAGAAATGGCTGTATTTGAAACTGGCTTAGGGAATATAGGGAATATTAAACATCAATGTCTCATTTATCAACCAACGATTGGCATTATTACCACCATTGATGCCCACCATCTCGATGGTTGTAAGACCTTGGAGGGATATGTACAAGCAAAGGGTGAAATGGTTGAAGGTGTTAAAAAAAATGGAACACTGATCTTAAATGCAGATGATGATAATATTAAAAAAATATCTCTGGCTAGGTTTATGGGTAAAGTGATCTATTTTAGTACAAAAAAAACTTCTGACTACAAAGCCAATCACATTCGTTTTGCAAATGATGGGATGGAGTTTGACCTTTTTTATGCCAATTCTAGCTATCCAGTTTTCGTCCCTGGCTACGGAGAACATCAAGTGTATAATGCATTGGCAGCGATTGCGGCTGTTCATGCGATGGGGATGAATATTCAAGAAGCCGTACAGAGACTAGCGACTTTCGAGAATATGGTGCGTCACTTAGAGATAAGTAAGGGAATAAACGGATGTACGATTATAGATGATACTTGGACTATCAACCCATTATCTGTTGAAGCAGCCTTAAAAGTGGTTGATGAAATTGGAAAAGGTAAAAAGTCAATATTGCTGTTAGGTGATATTAATCGTCTTGGAGATTATGAAATAGAGTACCATCAAAAAGTAGGCTCTATGGTAGCTGAAAGAATGTTTGATACATTAATTACAATTGGCGAAAAGGCTAAAGAAATTGGAAAACAAGCATTGCGAGATGGTTTCAAAGGACATGTTCATATGTTTCTTACAGTTGAAGGTGTGAAAGAGATTTTGGAAAACAAGCTCGATGATCATTCCTTACTATTAATCAAAGGACCAATGAAGAGCCGTTCTATGATTGATTTGGCAAGCAGTTTAAAGCTTATAAAACCAACTGATGAACAATAA
- a CDS encoding DUF3896 family protein, translating into MDYQEIKEKLETLKLKLINNMQNPTLSIEEKENIQNSIVNYEYIIELTDMNHFARG; encoded by the coding sequence ATGGACTACCAAGAAATAAAAGAAAAATTAGAGACATTGAAACTGAAATTAATTAATAACATGCAAAATCCTACCTTATCAATAGAAGAGAAAGAAAATATTCAAAACTCAATTGTAAATTATGAGTATATTATCGAATTAACGGATATGAACCATTTTGCGCGTGGGTAA
- a CDS encoding YheC/YheD family protein yields MFPKVGKLEQYKLLVANPIASKHIPVTLEYSKENLLHLLDLYQIVYIKHDTSGQGRGVFKLTKRENNFQTLNGYSIVGKVVNQELEIDQIHSILHPFERLGRLNPYIIQEGVESVSKNGQPLNIRVHVQFIKTDWVIGGMYASVGFNDLEENGVVNPNRGSHIVSIQELFQSFLGLDHDQERNIMSKISSVSIEASKAIASKYWSREFGVDIGLDHQCEPVIFEVNTTPGIGGFYKADKKLWEHIVDTRKIL; encoded by the coding sequence TTGTTTCCAAAAGTAGGAAAGCTTGAACAGTACAAGTTGTTGGTTGCCAATCCTATAGCCTCAAAGCACATACCAGTTACGCTTGAGTATTCGAAAGAAAATTTACTTCATTTACTTGATCTCTATCAAATTGTCTATATTAAACATGATACATCCGGACAAGGAAGAGGAGTTTTTAAACTAACCAAAAGAGAAAATAATTTTCAAACCCTTAACGGTTATTCCATTGTTGGAAAAGTAGTGAATCAAGAACTGGAAATAGATCAAATACACAGTATCTTACATCCCTTTGAAAGATTGGGACGTTTGAATCCCTACATCATTCAAGAGGGAGTTGAAAGTGTTTCAAAGAATGGACAACCTCTTAACATACGGGTGCATGTTCAATTCATAAAAACAGATTGGGTTATTGGCGGAATGTACGCTTCTGTTGGTTTTAACGATCTTGAAGAAAATGGGGTAGTAAATCCAAATAGAGGCTCACATATCGTGTCGATACAGGAACTTTTTCAGAGTTTTCTAGGATTGGATCACGACCAAGAAAGAAACATTATGAGTAAAATATCAAGTGTTTCCATTGAAGCTTCCAAAGCCATTGCAAGTAAGTATTGGTCAAGAGAATTTGGTGTAGATATTGGGCTAGATCATCAATGTGAACCTGTTATTTTTGAAGTAAACACAACTCCAGGTATAGGAGGATTCTACAAAGCCGATAAGAAGTTATGGGAACATATCGTAGATACTCGAAAAATCTTATGA